The sequence TCCTAGCCATCATCCGTCTCAACGACTGCCAAATGCACATCGTCAGTGCCGTTGCTTGTCCTGATCCCCATCCACGCCTTCCCTACCGTAACACCCGCAGTTCCATCCGCAAACACCCGTTCGCAGCATGATGGTGCCTCCGCGACTCGCAGCACCACCATGTCGCGTatctcccttcgttcctaaatatttgtctttttaaagatttcaaatagactattacatacgaatgtatatagacatattttagagcagTCTCATAGCATGCCGAGGAAGTGACCATGTCGCGTATCTTCGGCAGCGGTTGCGGAGCAGCCCTGCCCGCGCCAATGAGTTGCTTAAactggaactgccgggggcttgggaacccagCGGCAGTTTGTGAGCTTCGCAATATTGTGAAGCAAGAAGGGCCTAGTCTCCTCTTTGTGATGGAGTCAAAGATCTCGGCTAACCGAGTGGAAAGCCTGCAGAACCAACTCGGTTTTTTGGGGTGTTTTGCGGTAAATAGTAATGGTCTAAGTGGTGGGATTGGTATGTTTTGGTCGGCTGATGTTGAAGTTGAGTTAAAAAACTATAGCTCGAGCCATATTGATTTGTTGGTCAGGAAGAATGCCCGAGACTCAAAAGGGTGGAGGGTCACTGGTTTCTATGGGGCTCCGCGAGTGGAGGAGAGACACCATAGCTGGAGATTCCTTCGCACTCTCTTTGCTGTGAAACACGAAGCTTGGCTTTGTGTTGGTGACTTTAATGAAACTATGTTTGCTACTAAACATTTCTCGCGTGCGATTCGGCCGGAATGGCAAATGAGGGCGTTCAGAGAAGCTCTGGAAGATTGCTTGCTTATAGATCTGGGATGGACGGGAGCGGAGTATACTTGGTAACGGGCAAGGTGGTGAGCAAAATGTAAAAGCCAGAATTGACAGGGGTTGTGGAAACCTCCAGCTCATTCAGTTATTCCCGCATACTTTGGTTCGTCATATTAGTACCACAGAGTCTGACCACTGCTTTGTGTTGGTCGATCTGCGGGAGAATCTGAGGGAACCGCGGCATCGGACTGCCCGTCAGTTCAGGTATGAATATGTGTGGCAAGCCCACTCCGAGTATGACCAGCTAGTTCTGAATGAATGGAAAAAAGGTGCCGGCCAGTCAGGCTTGGCGGGTGTGGTTAGTGCTCTGCAAGACATGCAACGTAAACTCTCCACTTGGGGCGCAAAAGAATTTGGGTGTCTGACCCAGAAAGTTTGCAAATTACGAGTAACGAGCTGTTGTCAAACAGCTACGGGAGGCACTTAGACAAGAAGAGATCTGGATGAGGCAGCGATCCAGAGTACCTTATCTCAGAGAGGGTGACCAGAATACAGGGTATTTCCATGCCCAAGCTGCCCAACGAAAACATATGAACAAGATCGAGCATTTGGAGAGGGCAGATGGATACACGTGTCAAACACCGGAGGAGAACCATGCAGAAGTCCAAGGGTTCTTTCAGGCTTTGTACACTTCCCAGGGTTTTAATCCGATGGATGAGCTTCTCAACCTTGTTCCCCCCAAGGTGACTGATCAAAATGAATGAACGTTTGGATATGCCGATTACGGCTGAGGAGGTCGGGGCGGCGCTCTTTCAGATGGCGCCGTCAAAAGCACCGAGGGTGGATCGTTTTACGGCGGGGTTTTTTCAGCGGCACTGGTCGCTTCTGCAAGATGATATAATTCCGGTTGTCTTGGATTTCTTAAATGGTGGAGCTCTACCTTGCGGGATGAATGACACATCTATCACTTTGATTCCGAAGGTACGATATCTGCAGCGAATATCTCAGTATCGGCCTATATCTCTATGTCCTGTGTTATACAAAATTGCTTCAAAATGCATTACCAACAGGTTAAGGGAGTTTATGGGTGAGATCATTAGTGAAGAACAGAGTGCGTTTGATCCTGGACGCCTCATCACTGATAATGTTCTTGTTGCTTATGAAAGTGTCCATGCaatgagaagaagaaagaaggggaagaATAGTGTTTGTGCAGTGAAACTCGACATGATGAAAGCATACGATAGGGTAGAATGGCATTATTTGGAGGCTATGTTAAGGTTGGGTTTTAGCTCAAGCTTTGTGAGACTGATCATGAATTGTGTCACTTCTGTCAGATTTTCTGTTCATGTTAATGGAGAATTATTACCATACTTTACGCCTTCAAGAGGCTTGCGGTGCCGGCCGTAGAGCCAACGAGGTCCTGCGTTGCAGCACCAAAGCTCCGTGTGGCGGCACCGGGGGAAGGTGTGTGAGCCCTTCGTCGCAGCTGTTGGAACGACGTCGTCTCTGAACAAAGCAGTAGCTGAGCGTTCTCCAAAGGTTAAATACACAGCGCGGTTTAAGGATCTGTTTTGTGGTTTTGGGCGATTTTTTAGAAGGAATTTATGCGTTCCATCAACCAAGTTATATAATGATGCGGGATAGCATAACGTAGGGATCATTTGACAGATCAAACAGGAGTTGCTAATAGCAAACTAGCACTCATACGATGAAAAATATTCCAAAACACAACCAGATTGAATCCAGTACATGAGACGATCATCAAAAGGTTTCACAAAGTATGAGCTAGCAGTATTTAGACGACAGATAACAGGCCAAAAATTTCGACTCAGCCAGACCAGATGCTACAAACTGCTCTAACGAATAGGCAGATAGGTTATGTAGACCTTCCTTCTCTAGGCCTTCCTGGCAATCTGGGACTCAGCCTGCACAAACAAAGATCAAAGAATTTTAGGCCGCCTCAAAACAACACATAGAGCATCACAAAAACAGAACGAGCAGTAGCTGAGCAATGATAAATGGAAAGAATACACACCTCCTTCTTCACCGGCTCTTCCTTCTCCGACAAGATCAGCTCAATGTGGCATGGGTTGGACATGTAGGCTGCAGCAAGGTAGTGGGAGCCATGAGCAATTTTCAAAGATTGCCTGAAACATTACCCACTAAGATAGAGCGGGTGTTTCAACAAACTTACGGTTGATGCGTCCATGGGCACGGTAGGTCCGGCGCCGCTGCTTCTGGGCCTGGTTCACTTGGATGTGTGAAATGTAGAGAGCATCAACATCAAGACCTTTCACCTGTAGAGCAGATACTGGAGTTATAAAAAGCTGACAAGTTATCACGGACTTGTAAACTTCGGCAGTGATGGTAAGATAAAGGACCTCAGCATTGCTCTCAGCATTCTTTAGAAGATCCAGAACGAACTTAGCAGACTTGGCAGGCCAGCGTCCCTGACCATTGGGCTGACGGTTCTTCACCTGGGCTGTGCGTCCAACACCACGGCAGTACCTCCGGAAGGGGATGGCTTGCTTGTGTGCCAACACATCCTCAAGGTACCTCTTGGCCTTGTTGAGCGACATCTTCCTCAGGGCAAACGCTGTTTCCCTAGTGTTCTGCAATTCCAAACATCGAGGTTAGAAAACCAACACTGGTAGCTTTACAACAATGAGAGTTAGGCAGATCAGATAATACACCAAACATCAATGAGCAGGCAGCTTTCTATCTTTTAAGGTTCAAAAAATGAGCTAAGTATAACTCCAAGCTCAACTTAACTAACAAGGACACCATGCGTTGGGCAAGAACACAAAAAAGAAGTAATCTGACATTGAACCACAGATCAATAAAAGTCTGAATAACAAAATGTGCCATCGTTTATTGAACCAATAGACATAAAACACAAAGTACTGTGTCCAATGGTTCACCCAAGAACAATAATCATAATGTTCCTAAAGCTTACGGGGATACTGCTTATAAAGAGCAAAGCATCCTGCTTTTTTTTCTTTAGGGTAACAACAAAAGAAGCAGCTCCAGACAACAGCAGGTAACTCGTTACCTCAAAACAGTGAGGTTACCAGTCAACCACAAAAAAGTTGACATTACCAAGGAATGTGTCTTCGTTTACTGAACCAATAGACATAAAACACAAAGTACTGTGTCCATCGGTTCACCCAATAACAATGACAATGTGATCTTCCTAAAGTTTACGGGGACACTGCTTATAGAGAGCAAAGCATCCTGCTTTTTTTACTTTAGGGTGATAGCAAAAGATGATTCAGAACAATAGCTGACTAACAACCAGGAGTGAACTGTATCCATAGCTTGGTGAAAGTAGGCATTTGTTGTGGCATATTCAACAACAAACACAACACTTAACAGTGAAATGCGTATAATTGACATAAAATGTGCCATCATTTACTGAACCAATAGACATAAAACACAAAGTACTGTGTCCACTGGTTCACCCAAAAACAATGAAAATGATATTCCTAGAGATTACGGGGACACTGCTTATAGAAAGCAAAGCATCCTGCTTTTTTCTTTAGGATGCAAATGAAAGAAGCTCAGACACAATATATGCAACTAAGCTCAATACAAATAACTAGGATTTTCTAAATTTGTATACACCAGAACAAGATTTCCAACCAGAAAAACTGATACAGACTGCTAGCTACCACAGATGCTGCACTTGATTTCAAGTTTCAAATGACCACATTTTCCTGAGTCTAGAGGATACTGTTTAACTGATAAACAACACCCTGCTTACTAAAAAACTGTATCAGGTGGTACATTAGAGGAACTGATACTACCAATCACTAGCTAGTTCATTGCATACCAAACATTGCATTTCGGGAAATGGTGGCTGCAGCCAAATCGATTAGATTGTTCTTCAAACTAAACTTTAACTACAGCCCTAAAGCTTGTTGACCAAAATAAATACAAGAACTAACGCACTAAAGATACCACTACAACAGATAAATGCGCAACACATGGGAGAACAGCTATCCTTCTGACGATAGGCTTTCAAACTTAAAGTTCACAACAAGGAGAATGACTAAGACATTCACTGCAAGATCCGTTGAATAGCGTTATAGGGATTAGACTCGGGAGCTCACCTTGAAATGAACACGCAGGTCCCGGCCCATGGCCTTGGCGGCTGCAAGAATCAAGGGAGAATGAACACATGAGTAACCCGCAGATCTGCGGAAATCATCAAACGACACGGCGTAAGCAAATCGATTCGTCTCCTCCAGCAAGGGAACTTACACTTGGTGGGATTGGCGGGATCCGTCGAGTACTTCACCTGAAAAGCAAGAACGAGAAACGAACCACACGGAGTCAGAGCAAAGCCAAGGAACATAGACGCTGGGGAAACGGgcgtgagagggggagagagaactAACCATGGCTGCGGCGGTGCAGTAgagaaggcagcggcggcggcgagagcgAGGGGTTGTGAAGGTTTGGGGAAGCGGTCATTTATATAGGAGCATCGAGACCTAGAAGCAAAACCCTATCGGGCTTCGAATGGGCCAATCTGTGGTCGCGGGGTCTAAAGGGTCGAGTATGAAGCCCAGTTACAAACAGTAGGCTGAAGCCCAGCCCAGAGACCAGACCAGCAGACCCGAGATTCGctgtcctcttcttctttttttccttttttcgtgtGCAATTCAGCGAGCTTTATTCACAAAATGCATCTATATCTGtaccaatataaaaataccttAAGGGGCAGATCCTACTAATATCTTATAAGTAAATTCGTGCCTCTCATGGTAGGAAAAACATCTTTTTTCCTTTCTACGAGGGGCACGACCGTGCATCACGCGTAAGCAAATTCGTGCATCTCATGGtaggaaaaaaaacgcgttttttcctttGTAAGAGGCAGGGTCGTGCCTCTCATGTAAGAAAATATacgcctccacgagaagtaaatctgTGCCTCCCGTGGAAGgagaaaaaacacattttttttcttttttgagaggcACGGCCCACGGAAGCAAATCCATGACTCCACGAAAGTAaatctgtgcctctcgcggaagagaGGGAGGAAACGCATTTTTCACGTCAATTTTTTTCGCTTTTGTCCAAAACATGAGAAAAACTGAGAGAAAACCAGAAAAACATCTAAAAGCTGAAGTgggtatagaaaaataaaaaataaaattctgAGGGAGCGCCTAGAACATGACACATGGTGCCGGCTAAGAGCGTACCACTTCCCAGCCCACCCCAATTGGCCTTTGTGGAGGCTCTCGAAGGAGTACTCCTTCGTTAGTTGCTCTCGTCAACTATCTATCTCGCTACAGGTGATTCCATACTgacgcaacccccccccccctcctccgtAGCCGGGCCAGCTACATGTTTCTTTTCTCTTTccattatttttttaaaaaaaactgcctGGTCGTGACTTGAATTCTAGACCTCTACGCAGTGCATGCAATTGCATGTTGTGATGTTTCTATATCATTTTACTTCTTTAATAAAGCTAACAAATGTTGTGGTTTCTCTGCGTGTGTTTTTTGGTATATGTTTTTTGGCCGGTTTTTGTTCTGgcgtttttctctttctctttattttttttgttttattcttCTTTCTTAGAATTTGTGCAACGTTTTCTCAAAAATTATGAAGTTTTCTTAAATTTGTAAACTTTTTtcatttttgatgaactttttttcaaactcgatgaacttttccacaaatttgatgaacttttttcaatttcctATGAACtatttatgcaaaatt comes from Triticum aestivum cultivar Chinese Spring chromosome 5B, IWGSC CS RefSeq v2.1, whole genome shotgun sequence and encodes:
- the LOC123111568 gene encoding 60S ribosomal protein L17-1 codes for the protein MVKYSTDPANPTKSAKAMGRDLRVHFKNTRETAFALRKMSLNKAKRYLEDVLAHKQAIPFRRYCRGVGRTAQVKNRQPNGQGRWPAKSAKFVLDLLKNAESNAEVKGLDVDALYISHIQVNQAQKQRRRTYRAHGRINPYMSNPCHIELILSEKEEPVKKEAESQIARKA